The Acidicapsa acidisoli genome window below encodes:
- a CDS encoding acyloxyacyl hydrolase, with product MYRFFQCTFALGLILGSGFAVAAETTGPDGSAVSASVDAVAGAPAAQSSPASGFEPLAARRWELGPFVNVGTGVAQNSSDHFFAAGFQVGRNLTPIIHAGPLSGRFEFGGNIMPLWQAYTPSPYSQMVPAGGTQITQNFGGGTFTGASITPVVFRWNFATRTPRLTPWFQAAAGVVYTSHKFPPTLEVPQGTPGGTSVFNFRSGGGFGVHYFTRPRRSVDFLLSAEHISSASLGDKNPGINASLQFQLGYTWWK from the coding sequence TTGTATCGATTCTTCCAATGCACGTTCGCGCTTGGCCTGATACTGGGCTCGGGGTTTGCCGTGGCTGCCGAAACTACTGGTCCTGACGGGTCAGCCGTGTCGGCGTCCGTGGATGCGGTTGCCGGTGCGCCTGCGGCGCAGAGTTCGCCAGCTTCGGGGTTTGAGCCCCTCGCCGCGCGGCGGTGGGAGCTTGGGCCCTTCGTCAACGTGGGCACAGGTGTCGCGCAAAACTCCAGCGACCATTTTTTTGCGGCTGGTTTTCAGGTGGGCAGGAATCTGACGCCGATCATACACGCGGGGCCGCTTTCGGGACGATTTGAATTTGGCGGCAACATCATGCCATTGTGGCAAGCTTATACGCCGTCGCCTTACTCGCAGATGGTACCTGCGGGCGGCACGCAGATTACGCAGAATTTCGGTGGGGGGACGTTTACCGGCGCCAGCATCACTCCGGTGGTCTTTCGCTGGAATTTTGCGACTCGCACGCCCCGGCTGACGCCCTGGTTCCAGGCGGCGGCGGGAGTGGTGTACACGTCGCACAAGTTTCCGCCTACGCTTGAGGTTCCGCAAGGCACTCCCGGTGGCACGTCGGTTTTCAATTTCCGCTCAGGCGGAGGGTTCGGCGTGCATTATTTCACCCGTCCGCGCCGCTCGGTTGATTTCCTGCTCAGCGCGGAGCATATCTCTTCCGCCTCTCTGGGCGACAAGAATCCCGGGATCAACGCCAGCCTTCAGTTCCAATTGGGCTACACTTGGTGGAAATAG
- a CDS encoding DUF6982 domain-containing protein has product MRKPVIVRKLTRDWCAGYATPNPAEELDALELLDISGKLMQIAWEQVKWVCYVRELNPGDSIVPISGPRVLAGDTGNYAANPERLLRRRFSGRPRGAGLWLRITLRDGDDLEGLAANDRSLVDGAGLLLTPPDTRSNTQRVFVPRSSIRELIVLGVINPSHTRSQTHSEKPSLQPGLFEREHNDQPPE; this is encoded by the coding sequence TTGCGTAAACCCGTGATCGTGCGCAAGTTGACGAGGGATTGGTGCGCCGGTTACGCAACCCCGAATCCCGCCGAAGAATTAGACGCACTGGAACTGCTGGACATTTCAGGAAAACTCATGCAAATCGCCTGGGAGCAGGTGAAATGGGTTTGCTACGTCCGCGAGCTCAATCCCGGCGACAGCATTGTACCCATTTCAGGGCCTCGAGTCCTAGCCGGCGATACAGGCAATTACGCGGCCAACCCCGAACGGCTGCTGCGTCGCAGATTTTCCGGCCGTCCGCGAGGCGCCGGACTTTGGCTCCGAATCACCCTCCGCGACGGCGACGACCTCGAGGGCCTCGCCGCCAACGACCGCTCTCTGGTCGACGGAGCAGGGTTGCTCCTGACCCCGCCCGATACCCGCTCCAACACCCAGCGGGTCTTTGTGCCTCGAAGCTCTATTCGCGAGCTGATCGTCCTCGGCGTAATCAACCCATCTCATACCCGCTCCCAAACCCACTCCGAAAAGCCATCTCTGCAGCCCGGCTTGTTTGAAAGAGAACACAACGACCAGCCGCCCGAGTGA
- a CDS encoding YebC/PmpR family DNA-binding transcriptional regulator, whose amino-acid sequence MSGHSKWATIKHKKGALDAKRGKIFTRLIKEITVAAKAGGGDPDGNPRLRSAILAAKAENMPQDNIKRAIQRGTGELEGASYEEISFEGYGPGGVAVIVDTLTDNRNRTVSEVRFAFSKNHGNLGESGSVRFMFSKKGVIAVEKSEATEEQLMDIVLEHGGEDVSDEGDTWEILTEPGSFDAVLNAVKAAKILTVMSEVTMVASTYTKLEGANANQMVRLLDALEDLDDVQNVYSNFDMDAEQMEAAAN is encoded by the coding sequence ATGTCCGGCCATTCCAAATGGGCCACTATCAAGCACAAAAAAGGCGCGCTGGATGCAAAGCGCGGCAAGATCTTCACCCGCCTGATCAAGGAAATCACCGTAGCGGCCAAGGCCGGCGGAGGCGACCCTGACGGCAATCCACGCCTGCGCAGTGCGATTCTTGCGGCCAAGGCGGAGAATATGCCGCAGGACAACATCAAGCGTGCGATCCAGCGTGGCACCGGCGAACTGGAAGGTGCGTCCTACGAAGAGATTTCCTTCGAAGGCTACGGTCCGGGCGGCGTCGCCGTGATTGTGGATACGCTGACGGACAATCGCAACCGCACGGTCAGCGAGGTTCGATTTGCCTTCTCGAAGAATCATGGAAACCTGGGCGAATCCGGCTCGGTTCGCTTTATGTTTTCGAAGAAGGGCGTCATCGCTGTCGAGAAATCGGAAGCTACTGAAGAGCAATTGATGGATATTGTGCTTGAACACGGCGGCGAGGATGTGAGCGACGAGGGCGATACCTGGGAGATTCTGACGGAACCCGGTTCCTTCGATGCTGTGCTCAACGCAGTCAAGGCGGCCAAGATCCTGACCGTGATGAGTGAAGTCACGATGGTCGCTTCCACCTATACGAAGCTCGAAGGCGCAAATGCCAACCAGATGGTGCGGCTGCTGGATGCGCTCGAAGATCTGGACGACGTGCAGAACGTTTATTCCAACTTCGACATGGATGCCGAGCAGATGGAAGCGGCGGCGAACTAG
- a CDS encoding tRNA nucleotidyltransferase/poly(A) polymerase family protein, with protein MPDYIYLLENRLSVVQQNALRTVRDLAREAQKTVFLTGDAVRDLTCGNPVRDLEIVVHGNALDLKSALAEAGGKIWGEETESRTLYLCFPGNVRLDLRSARRAEFPKPGKPVYQWTSIQDDLRSRDFTVNAMAISLNEGSYGLLMDPANGVADIETRHLRLVSNYGFLDNPALLIRATRIKARLGFELEERTQTRYENAKGDEVIEHLSELERSRELEQIGHEEDPLKVLQALEAEGWMQHLYPAWTAAKADVDKLTALHNLSIELQVQGVHPDVSAAQMQLLTAKLAPKDLAELKSKLLRPGFVEEWNHLDAQAAEFAKVLLAKENSAPSATYTLFTTYAAEAVLWLGFTSKQAAVKEKYENFLKIWPQARQKVPYALMVEMRITPELPGYADLVKTIFLQLIDGGLTTNDEIRALLEPHSPPAPPPPVTIKRTRAKKGADAKSKAQADDEDEEDSDGMGDDEDEEDDDLDGLDLGGDDLDLSIGLDDVRSPLPVAEGEEDDVFARTSVGDEDLDTELDPDVDTDSDEEGDSDSGSEDDEPPPSGRKGAKKKTAGRRVSAFSESELDSSTAAGAGLKALALKLDLEEPSDPADLDEADPVFDLEEDEPVRTPKSPIKAVPAAAAKKYAAAAKSPAAPAKGKPSVKTAAPAGKPAKAAPVKGAKKH; from the coding sequence ATGCCTGACTATATCTATTTGCTGGAAAACCGCTTGTCCGTCGTCCAGCAAAATGCCTTGCGGACTGTACGGGATCTGGCGCGTGAAGCGCAGAAGACCGTTTTCTTGACCGGAGACGCGGTGCGCGACCTGACGTGTGGAAATCCGGTTCGCGATCTGGAAATCGTCGTCCATGGAAACGCGCTCGACCTGAAGTCCGCGCTCGCCGAAGCGGGCGGAAAGATCTGGGGAGAAGAGACGGAATCGCGGACTCTTTACCTTTGTTTTCCAGGCAACGTGCGTCTTGACCTCAGGAGCGCCCGGCGCGCTGAGTTTCCCAAACCGGGCAAGCCGGTGTACCAATGGACCAGCATCCAGGACGATTTGCGTTCGCGGGACTTTACGGTCAATGCGATGGCGATCTCTCTGAACGAGGGCTCCTACGGACTGCTGATGGACCCGGCGAACGGCGTTGCGGATATCGAGACGCGCCATCTCCGGCTGGTCTCCAATTACGGCTTTCTGGATAATCCGGCGCTGCTGATTCGCGCCACGCGCATAAAGGCCAGGCTTGGATTCGAGCTGGAAGAGCGGACACAGACCCGCTATGAGAATGCCAAGGGCGACGAGGTGATTGAGCATCTTTCTGAGCTTGAGCGGTCGCGCGAGCTGGAACAGATTGGCCACGAGGAAGATCCGCTCAAAGTGCTGCAGGCGCTTGAAGCGGAAGGCTGGATGCAGCATCTCTATCCGGCGTGGACGGCAGCCAAGGCGGATGTGGACAAACTGACTGCGCTGCACAACCTGTCGATCGAGTTGCAGGTCCAGGGCGTTCACCCCGATGTCTCCGCGGCCCAGATGCAGCTCTTGACGGCGAAGTTGGCACCGAAGGATCTGGCGGAACTCAAGAGCAAGCTGCTTCGCCCGGGTTTCGTCGAGGAATGGAACCATCTTGACGCGCAGGCGGCCGAGTTTGCGAAGGTGCTGCTGGCCAAGGAGAATTCGGCTCCGTCGGCGACGTATACGCTCTTCACGACGTATGCAGCTGAGGCTGTTCTCTGGCTGGGCTTTACCAGCAAACAGGCCGCGGTGAAAGAGAAGTACGAGAATTTCCTCAAGATCTGGCCACAAGCCCGCCAGAAGGTTCCATACGCGCTGATGGTGGAGATGCGGATTACACCGGAACTGCCGGGCTATGCGGATCTGGTCAAGACGATCTTCTTGCAGCTCATCGATGGCGGATTGACGACGAATGATGAGATTCGCGCGTTGCTTGAGCCGCATTCTCCGCCAGCGCCTCCGCCGCCAGTAACCATCAAGCGCACCAGGGCCAAGAAAGGCGCAGATGCCAAGTCCAAGGCTCAGGCGGATGATGAGGACGAGGAAGATTCGGATGGCATGGGCGACGACGAGGATGAGGAAGACGACGATCTCGACGGTCTTGACCTCGGGGGCGACGATCTCGACCTCTCGATCGGCCTCGACGACGTTCGTTCGCCGCTGCCGGTCGCTGAGGGCGAAGAGGATGATGTCTTCGCGCGAACTTCGGTAGGAGACGAGGATCTCGATACCGAACTGGACCCGGATGTCGACACTGATTCGGATGAAGAAGGCGATTCGGACAGCGGTTCCGAGGACGATGAGCCGCCGCCTTCGGGCCGCAAGGGGGCCAAGAAGAAGACCGCCGGGAGACGCGTTTCTGCATTCTCTGAGTCCGAACTGGACTCGTCTACGGCTGCGGGGGCTGGATTGAAGGCCCTCGCGCTGAAACTGGACCTGGAAGAGCCGAGCGATCCGGCGGATCTGGACGAAGCCGATCCGGTTTTTGACCTGGAGGAGGACGAGCCCGTGAGGACGCCGAAGAGTCCGATCAAGGCTGTGCCGGCTGCGGCGGCCAAGAAGTATGCGGCTGCGGCGAAATCACCGGCTGCGCCCGCGAAAGGCAAGCCGTCTGTGAAGACGGCTGCCCCCGCGGGAAAACCGGCGAAGGCAGCGCCTGTTAAGGGAGCCAAGAAACATTAA
- the lpxD gene encoding UDP-3-O-(3-hydroxymyristoyl)glucosamine N-acyltransferase — protein MRLAELAARLGADLHGDGNVQITGVRGIEEAGPSEITFVSNPRYAGLARTTQAAAVLVDPDFPEIATPTLRLSNPYHAFAEALGIFYQPPHYPPGIHPTAVIDPTAQIGEHAHIGAYVVVGPHTQIGDHATLLPHVVLYPGVSVGDHFFAHAHSVVREGCTLDDHVTLENGAIVGSDGFGFAKDDEGNWQKIPQSGPVRIGSHVDIQANACIDRATVGATEIADGVKIDNLVQIGHGSKVGRNTLVCAQAGLAGSSIVGSNAILAGQAGVAGHCTLGDGVILTAQSGVSHDVQAGKMLSGSPAFENRHWLRAVTAFQRLPEILRRLNRLERTALEGRPSGPEIKMDSAAKEGSN, from the coding sequence ATGAGGTTGGCAGAGCTTGCAGCGCGGCTGGGTGCGGATTTGCACGGGGACGGCAACGTCCAGATCACCGGAGTCCGCGGCATTGAAGAGGCAGGCCCCTCGGAAATAACCTTCGTCTCCAACCCCAGATACGCCGGTCTTGCCAGGACCACACAAGCCGCCGCCGTACTCGTCGACCCGGATTTTCCCGAAATCGCAACGCCAACCCTGCGCCTGTCCAATCCCTACCATGCATTCGCAGAGGCACTCGGAATCTTCTACCAGCCGCCCCACTACCCGCCGGGAATCCATCCCACCGCCGTCATTGACCCCACAGCGCAAATCGGCGAACACGCCCATATCGGCGCCTACGTCGTCGTCGGACCCCACACGCAAATCGGCGATCATGCCACCCTCCTGCCCCACGTCGTGCTTTACCCCGGCGTCTCGGTCGGCGACCACTTTTTCGCCCATGCCCACTCCGTCGTCCGCGAAGGCTGCACCCTCGACGACCACGTCACCCTCGAAAACGGCGCAATCGTCGGCTCCGACGGATTCGGCTTTGCCAAGGACGACGAGGGAAACTGGCAGAAGATTCCCCAATCCGGCCCAGTGCGCATCGGCAGTCACGTCGACATCCAGGCCAACGCCTGCATCGACCGGGCAACCGTCGGAGCCACCGAAATTGCCGACGGCGTAAAAATCGACAACCTCGTCCAGATCGGCCACGGCTCCAAAGTGGGAAGAAATACGCTGGTCTGCGCCCAGGCCGGTCTTGCCGGCTCCTCGATCGTAGGCTCCAATGCTATTCTGGCTGGCCAGGCAGGAGTTGCCGGACACTGCACGCTCGGCGATGGCGTGATCCTGACCGCGCAGTCGGGCGTCTCGCATGATGTACAGGCAGGCAAAATGCTCTCCGGCTCCCCGGCATTTGAAAATCGCCACTGGCTGCGAGCAGTCACGGCCTTTCAGCGGCTCCCGGAGATACTACGGCGTTTGAACCGTCTGGAGAGAACCGCCCTCGAAGGCAGACCATCGGGGCCGGAAATCAAAATGGATTCAGCCGCGAAAGAAGGCAGCAATTGA
- a CDS encoding sensor domain-containing diguanylate cyclase, giving the protein MPTSASEKRWWRVHAFGLRLAGLFVSVLLSILWVGTFDRTDSGTNIIWLANGLVLAFLLLAPRWRWPMYLLVAFAAMFVGSVSIQESVGMSLLYNTLNLLEVLIGAFLLKRKSTDLPTFTDGRYLLRFVGFACLLGPAIASVPFSIFKHLVHHEDFLGALLEWVMGDGLGIALVTPTFVAILHSRMRKTHLLRKRWIYPVMVIAVTVIVFSQSRVPLLFLIIPFLVLVLTQIDLGWAALSTMIVALIGGWYSVRGQGPLALATTVGQEWKTAILQLFLAATMFTLYSISIVFGNLRKTQAELRQIAALHKLVVDNSRDAIILGDLDGTQTYVSPGIKALTGWEPKDLVGRRSRELIHPADVVEVDLALRALRAGSEGGTLEYRARKRDGEYFWVEGSLRVYRDPATGRPIGYLNLVRDISERKRSEEHLQSAYRAMESLVVVDALTGIANRRRFDEALASEWRRALRDGDKLSLLLIDADHFKRYNDTYGHVRGDSCLKQIAEAALDVVLRPGDLVARYGGEEFAVVLPGTDENGARAVAEDICQAVRNRRLPHEGNAPGIVTVSVGCATIIPQRGKSQQDLIESADQALYRAKGRGRNRVVVTGVPFRPEPAPQIVEVPKIRSADEN; this is encoded by the coding sequence GTGCCAACCAGTGCATCAGAAAAGCGATGGTGGCGCGTGCATGCCTTCGGCCTGCGGCTTGCGGGACTCTTCGTCAGCGTCCTGCTCTCAATTCTGTGGGTCGGCACCTTCGACCGCACCGACTCCGGCACCAACATCATCTGGCTCGCCAACGGTCTTGTTCTGGCTTTCCTTCTCCTCGCTCCTCGCTGGCGATGGCCCATGTACCTCCTGGTTGCATTCGCGGCTATGTTTGTCGGCAGCGTGAGCATTCAGGAATCAGTCGGAATGAGCCTCCTGTACAACACGCTCAATCTGCTGGAAGTCTTGATCGGCGCTTTTCTTCTCAAGAGAAAATCCACCGATCTGCCAACATTTACCGACGGCCGCTACTTACTCCGCTTCGTAGGATTCGCATGTCTGCTCGGTCCGGCAATTGCCAGCGTCCCATTCAGCATCTTCAAGCATCTCGTTCACCACGAAGACTTCCTGGGTGCGCTTCTGGAATGGGTCATGGGAGACGGCCTTGGGATCGCCCTTGTCACCCCGACTTTTGTCGCGATTCTGCATAGCCGAATGCGCAAGACCCATCTTCTGCGCAAACGGTGGATCTATCCGGTCATGGTCATCGCGGTTACCGTGATCGTCTTCAGCCAGAGCCGCGTCCCGCTCCTCTTTCTCATCATTCCGTTCCTCGTCCTCGTGCTCACCCAGATCGATCTCGGATGGGCTGCGCTGTCTACCATGATTGTCGCCCTCATTGGTGGCTGGTACAGTGTGCGCGGCCAAGGGCCTTTGGCTCTGGCGACTACTGTCGGACAGGAATGGAAGACCGCCATCTTGCAGCTCTTCCTTGCCGCAACAATGTTCACACTCTATTCGATATCCATCGTCTTCGGAAACCTCCGCAAGACCCAGGCAGAACTGCGCCAGATCGCGGCTTTGCACAAACTCGTCGTCGACAACTCGCGCGACGCGATCATCCTCGGCGATCTGGATGGAACCCAGACTTATGTTTCTCCCGGAATCAAAGCTCTCACCGGATGGGAACCAAAGGATCTCGTCGGACGGCGTTCCCGCGAGCTCATCCATCCGGCAGATGTAGTGGAAGTGGATCTCGCCCTGCGCGCATTGAGAGCCGGATCGGAAGGCGGAACGCTGGAATATCGCGCACGCAAGCGCGACGGAGAGTATTTCTGGGTTGAGGGAAGTCTGCGCGTCTACCGAGATCCCGCCACCGGCCGGCCCATCGGTTATCTCAACCTCGTCCGCGACATCTCCGAGCGAAAGCGCTCCGAGGAACATCTCCAGTCCGCCTACCGCGCCATGGAGTCCCTCGTCGTCGTCGACGCCCTCACCGGCATCGCCAACCGCAGACGCTTCGATGAAGCCCTCGCTTCCGAATGGCGCAGGGCACTGCGCGACGGCGACAAGCTCTCACTCCTGCTGATCGATGCCGACCACTTCAAGCGATACAACGACACCTACGGGCACGTCCGAGGTGACAGTTGCCTCAAGCAGATCGCTGAAGCCGCCCTCGACGTCGTCCTGCGTCCCGGCGACCTCGTAGCCCGCTACGGCGGCGAAGAGTTCGCCGTCGTATTGCCTGGAACCGACGAGAACGGCGCCAGGGCAGTCGCCGAAGACATCTGTCAGGCCGTCCGCAACCGCCGTCTGCCCCACGAGGGCAACGCACCCGGCATCGTAACCGTCTCCGTCGGTTGCGCCACAATCATCCCCCAGCGCGGAAAATCCCAGCAGGACTTGATCGAATCCGCCGACCAGGCGCTCTACCGGGCCAAGGGCCGGGGACGCAATCGCGTCGTCGTCACCGGCGTCCCGTTTCGGCCTGAACCTGCTCCGCAAATTGTGGAAGTCCCCAAAATCCGCAGCGCAGACGAAAACTAG
- a CDS encoding histidine kinase N-terminal 7TM domain-containing diguanylate cyclase: MGIDVVVLARFLLTGIALLLAFLATITWSRRKDAPEATAFAILVASMAVYAFGYAGEIAQTTTTAARRWLDVEYLALPWAGGLWVLAACKHNGRRGRTPLLFVIPAITFVGHYTNYKNLFYTAPMTMVQRGPFRVLMVERGPLSVLDNAYLMVAFLVGAWIYLSGLRNASLLFQKQAMILVTASFLPFVGYFVYLTGLSPWGLDVTPVTLGLTCALIYYGIFHCGIFDLAPLARNLIFNSMRDAVLILDTHDRLLDFNPAAHAMFPILNKRNLGTDVVSMLSDTSTFVEAVRSTEDEVEITMEGSDPLSYEVRKWPLFTASSNSASRLIGRAVIFADVTAQVRLREELRGRAETDPLTGVANRRRFYQALEIECLRFTRNQLPLSVLMIDLDFFKDVNDEYGHPVGDAVLRIVAQLLLLSLRKTDLLARYGGEEFSVLLPETRMEGAQVIAERIRQTVCEQPVLADGCHVHVSVSVGIASHDNDGEAAPEILLKKADLALYRAKALGRNRVEVA; encoded by the coding sequence ATGGGTATCGACGTTGTAGTTCTCGCGCGATTTCTACTAACAGGAATCGCGCTGTTGCTGGCGTTTCTGGCAACGATTACATGGAGTCGGCGCAAGGACGCACCGGAAGCAACGGCCTTTGCGATTCTGGTTGCTTCGATGGCTGTGTACGCCTTTGGCTATGCTGGAGAGATCGCGCAGACTACGACGACCGCGGCCCGGCGTTGGCTCGATGTAGAGTATCTTGCTTTGCCGTGGGCCGGTGGCCTTTGGGTGCTCGCTGCCTGCAAGCACAATGGGCGGCGAGGGCGGACTCCGCTGCTGTTCGTCATTCCTGCAATCACCTTCGTTGGGCACTACACCAATTACAAAAATCTCTTCTATACCGCGCCGATGACGATGGTGCAACGCGGTCCGTTTCGGGTGCTGATGGTGGAGCGGGGACCTCTGTCGGTGCTCGACAACGCCTATCTCATGGTAGCGTTCCTGGTGGGGGCGTGGATTTATCTTTCCGGCCTGCGGAATGCTTCTCTGCTTTTTCAAAAGCAGGCCATGATTCTGGTGACAGCATCCTTTCTGCCCTTTGTCGGATATTTTGTTTATCTGACGGGATTGAGCCCGTGGGGCCTGGATGTTACGCCGGTCACGCTTGGTCTTACCTGCGCGTTGATTTATTACGGCATCTTTCATTGCGGCATCTTTGACCTTGCGCCACTGGCGCGGAACCTGATCTTCAACAGCATGCGGGACGCGGTGCTGATCCTCGACACGCACGATCGCCTGCTTGACTTTAATCCCGCAGCCCATGCTATGTTTCCGATTCTGAACAAGAGGAATCTGGGAACCGATGTTGTTTCGATGCTTTCCGACACTTCTACTTTTGTCGAGGCGGTGAGGAGCACGGAGGATGAGGTCGAGATAACGATGGAGGGCTCTGATCCTCTGTCGTACGAGGTTCGCAAATGGCCGCTATTTACTGCTTCCTCTAACTCTGCATCGCGGCTGATAGGACGAGCGGTGATCTTTGCCGACGTGACGGCGCAGGTACGTTTGCGCGAGGAGCTTCGCGGTCGCGCTGAGACGGATCCGCTGACCGGCGTTGCAAATCGCAGGCGTTTTTATCAGGCGCTGGAGATTGAGTGTCTTCGCTTTACGCGGAATCAACTGCCGCTGTCTGTCTTGATGATCGATCTGGACTTCTTCAAGGACGTGAATGACGAATATGGACATCCGGTTGGGGATGCTGTCCTGCGCATTGTTGCGCAACTGCTTTTACTGAGTCTTCGGAAGACGGACCTGCTGGCGCGTTATGGAGGGGAGGAGTTCTCAGTATTGCTGCCTGAGACGCGGATGGAGGGAGCCCAGGTGATCGCGGAGCGCATTCGCCAGACGGTTTGCGAGCAGCCCGTTCTCGCGGATGGTTGCCATGTGCATGTGAGCGTAAGTGTGGGGATCGCGAGCCACGACAACGACGGCGAGGCGGCGCCGGAAATTCTGCTCAAGAAAGCGGATCTGGCGCTATATCGAGCCAAGGCTCTGGGGCGTAATCGTGTCGAGGTTGCTTGA
- the ftcD gene encoding glutamate formimidoyltransferase, giving the protein MDGPIVACVPNFSEGVDEACVRAIVSSMRVEGVRLLDWSMDSDHNRSVVTVAGAPAAVVEAAVRAVGQAAKSINLTRQQGVHPRIGAADVIPFVPVSGISLDQCALLARQAGAEIWRRFSIPVYFYEAAAARPDRANLEDVRRGQFEELREAARREPKRRPDIGGPELHPTAGACAVGARKFLVAYNIYFDSTDVSLVRAIAKELRASSGGLKGVKAMGVVAHGRAQLSMNITDLQATPVSAVYAQICRLATRHKTEPVEAEVIGLLPQIAYEQESEWMRLLTEFDPATKVLERRLEAPQDWPES; this is encoded by the coding sequence ATGGATGGACCAATCGTAGCCTGTGTTCCGAACTTCTCCGAGGGCGTGGACGAGGCGTGCGTACGGGCGATTGTCTCGTCTATGCGGGTGGAGGGCGTGCGCTTGCTGGATTGGTCGATGGACTCCGATCACAATCGTTCGGTGGTGACGGTGGCCGGTGCTCCTGCCGCGGTAGTCGAGGCGGCGGTGCGGGCTGTCGGTCAGGCGGCGAAATCGATCAACCTGACGCGTCAGCAGGGAGTGCATCCTCGGATTGGCGCGGCGGATGTGATTCCGTTTGTGCCGGTTTCAGGAATCTCGCTCGATCAGTGCGCGCTTCTTGCGCGGCAGGCAGGTGCCGAGATCTGGCGGCGATTCAGTATTCCGGTTTATTTTTATGAAGCGGCGGCGGCACGGCCGGATCGGGCCAATCTGGAAGATGTGCGCCGGGGCCAGTTCGAGGAGCTTCGCGAGGCGGCGCGACGGGAGCCGAAGCGCCGGCCGGACATCGGCGGACCGGAGCTGCATCCGACGGCAGGAGCGTGTGCGGTGGGCGCGCGGAAATTTCTGGTTGCGTATAACATCTATTTTGATTCGACGGACGTCTCTCTCGTGAGGGCAATCGCCAAGGAGTTACGCGCTTCTTCAGGGGGACTTAAGGGAGTGAAGGCGATGGGAGTGGTGGCGCATGGCCGGGCTCAGCTCTCGATGAATATTACAGATCTGCAAGCTACTCCTGTTTCGGCTGTATATGCGCAGATTTGCCGGCTGGCGACACGACACAAGACCGAGCCGGTTGAGGCTGAGGTGATTGGGTTGTTGCCCCAGATAGCTTATGAGCAGGAAAGTGAGTGGATGCGTCTCTTAACTGAGTTCGATCCGGCAACGAAGGTCTTGGAGCGTCGTTTGGAGGCTCCGCAAGACTGGCCAGAAAGTTAG
- a CDS encoding FkbM family methyltransferase produces the protein MARFSAHNANKPVNILGMRLYASSLATLSFLLQEIFVRREYAFLPEGNTPFILDCGSNIGISILFFKKLFPQAKVIGFEPDKSMFELLSRNVSENGLSDVSLYNVALSSTIGEATFFSNSQLHLATLKGSLLQERIGGETQQVPCVTLSSFIHGPVDLLKIDIEGAEMGVMQEVAASGALKGVRAIVMEYHHHIRTEESLSEMLRLLEDNSFRYDLSAELPPKPCRFQDIMLRAYGKPNTSPV, from the coding sequence ATGGCGAGGTTCAGCGCTCACAATGCCAACAAGCCGGTAAATATCCTGGGAATGCGACTGTACGCATCTTCCCTGGCGACGCTGTCATTTCTATTGCAGGAGATTTTTGTTCGCAGGGAATATGCGTTCCTGCCGGAAGGAAACACGCCATTCATTCTGGACTGCGGCAGCAACATAGGAATCTCGATACTGTTCTTTAAGAAGTTGTTCCCGCAGGCGAAGGTCATCGGTTTTGAGCCCGACAAAAGCATGTTTGAGCTGCTTTCGCGTAACGTGTCGGAGAATGGTCTGTCCGATGTTTCTCTCTACAATGTTGCGCTGTCGTCCACGATCGGTGAGGCGACGTTTTTCAGCAATTCGCAACTCCATCTCGCGACTCTGAAGGGTAGCCTCCTGCAGGAGCGGATTGGGGGCGAGACGCAACAGGTGCCGTGTGTCACCTTGTCGAGCTTTATACATGGGCCGGTCGACCTGCTGAAGATTGACATTGAGGGAGCGGAAATGGGCGTAATGCAGGAGGTTGCGGCCTCAGGAGCTCTTAAAGGTGTTCGAGCGATCGTGATGGAATACCACCACCATATTCGGACCGAGGAAAGTCTTTCCGAGATGCTGCGCCTCCTCGAAGATAATTCGTTCCGATACGATCTGAGCGCCGAGTTGCCGCCGAAGCCGTGCCGGTTTCAGGACATCATGCTCCGGGCTTACGGGAAACCGAATACATCGCCGGTTTAG